The nucleotide window TAATAGCCACAATTAACTgattaaataaagaaattatgtaGTATTAATGCTTATGAAACggtggctggttggctggttttagctggtcaaccagcctggttttagctggtcatagctggaaggcaggctggttttagaggggttttgtccacttttccagcctggccaggctggtcttagctggtcaggctgggaaaccaccagctaaaaccagcctgaccagcttgggagaccagctaaaaccagccacttccagcttaaaccagctaagaccagccaaccagccttggctggtattagctgtttttttcagcagggcctgTCTTAGATGGGTTAAACTGTGGTTTAGATGGTTAGCTTGGTGAACTCCCAGACTGGCCAGCTAAAACCACTCTAAAACCATCAAACCAGACCTCAAAGTTTTCTGATGTTGTATTATCATCTGTCTCCCACTACTAATACAGCCTGTGCCAAAACAAATTGGTGATTTAAGTACATTTGTATGTTTCATATAGGTTTTATCATTAAAGGTCAatcattttttcatatttaaaatcaGCACATTAATCAGTCACACATAGGCCCTACTATAAAATGTAGGTTCACATGAAAGGAATTAATCTTTAGCTGGTGAATTATATAATTCACGTCTTGACTAGAATTCAGCTGTAGACAGACAAATGACTCACTGCATATATCAAGCAAAATGATGTCATGTCACCCTGTTGCCCACAACAGGAAGTGAACACAATAGCAGGCGCACAACACTGCCAGGACAGATTCAGTGGAATGTGTATTGTCTACTAGAGTGGAGCTACAAAAACCCCCCCCGGGCCAGAATACATTATGTACTTTCTGTTTTAATCAGTCAGTGATCCTATTAATTGTTCTGCTGTAAAACCAAACGCTGCACCAATGTAATGATGTCACTGTTTCACTTTTAGTCACTTCTcagaatataatataaaaaaaagtgtGATATGAGATCACTGTTTCTCATTATAGTTTGTGATAGTTTCTTCCTCTTTCTCACGAGGGTACTAGTTTCATATAAAAATCGCATTTCTAAATTGGATGCCAAAAGCGTCAGCTTCTCACATTTTAGTTTTGAAAGCTATGAAATATTCAGTTCATTTAAGTGTGGATGGTTCACATTTCAAAGCTGACCTCACTTGCAGTATGACAGTTTAGCTGAGAGCATTATGCTCTTTTTAAACACTATCTATGGACATTCTGTGAATATTACATAGCCTGAAAAGAGCTTAATACTCAGCCActgtttaattaattaatcaatgtAAATAATTCACTTCTGGGCCTTTAGTGCGAGAATCTTTATAACCAAGAAGTACAGTATGTTTGCTCTATTCAATTACACTGAAAAGATTGTTTAATACGTTTTGCACTCAGTTTGCTCTTCCCATTCAGACAAACCCTTAAAATATATCCATTCATCAGCCTTACACagaatattctttttatttttgccCTGATTCATAAAAGCTGGAACCAGTGGTGCATGTTGTCATTTCATTCACTGCTCACTACGCAAAGCTTCATCTTCTGTCCTTGAGTGAATTGTTCTTGtccattttattgtatttctctctctctttattcTGTTTCCTCTCCACCTCCGATGTGGATGCATGCTGAAGGCCATGCTGAGAGTGCAGAGTAAGATTCAAATAGGAAGAAAAAGATGTAAAAGACGTCAGCGCCCATTTTGAAATGACAGTTTTGTAGTGCATTTGAACTTTATGATATTGGTCATATAGAAATCTGCCAATAAGATTCTCAAGCTCTCTTTCACTGTTTTTAGAAATTGAAAattgaaactcactaaaaaactCCCTATAAGGTTTTATTCTGTAAGACTTTCTGTTATTCCCCTTTATGGAAGGGAAATAAATGTGACTGATCACACAGATCTGGTCGGTCATGCTGGGTGCATTTCCTACAAGCATGTCATATCATGATGACACTGTAGATGTGACAATGACACAATCTCATGCTTGGATGTAGATTACAGAGTGCAAATTAGTTTTCATTATATGGTTCAGTTCTTGTTGTTGtgatattttattatgtattttaatattaatacagTGGCAAGAAACAAAAATAGTGTGATGTTTCTATGACATTTTACAGTTAATTTGTAATTTGACAAGTGCAGAAAGCTGCTATAAAAAGAACAGTAAAGTATCTtgcaaaagtgagtacacccctcacatttcagcaactattttagtatatcttcttacAGGacaatagaaatgaaacttggatgtattttagagtagtcaatgtgcagcttgtatagctaGTATAGCTATAGATTTACTGTAGTATAGACTATAGTATAGATAGTAtcgatttactgtcctctgaaaataactcaacatacagccattattgtcaaaatagctggcaacaaaagtgagtacaccctaaatgaTAACAGCAgtgtgttgtttaaccatgcaaagccacatgtcctattcatcatgtttatgttttggtctgcttgacaggaccataaaaatgtgtatatcttgtattagagcagttaaaattaggtgctttaagtacaatctctcatactgaccactggatgttcaacatagaatctcatggcaaagaaatctaatttgagaattagaattgttgctcgcCACAAACATggtcaaggctattagaggttcagtaacaccctgaaaccgagttacactacagtggtcaggatcatacagaggttttccaagatgggttccattcggaacaggccttgcaagggtcaaaCAGCCAAGTTGAATATCCGTTCTGTGTGTCATTTgaagaacctggcttcaaaaaacagacgcatgaatgctgccagcattgctttaaaggttgcagaagtagaaggtcagtttgtcagtgctcagaccatatgccgcacactgcaacaagtcggtttgcataggcgtcgtcccatgAAGGAagtctcatctgaagctggctcacaagaaagcctgcaaacagtttgctgaagacaacctgttcaAGAGCATgtattactggaaccatgtcctgtggtctgatgagactataacttgtttggctcagatggtgtccagcatgtgtggcgatgccctggtgaggagtatcaggaaaattgtgtcttgcctacagtcaagcatggtggtggtagcatcatggtctggggttgcatgagtgctgctggttctggggagctgcagttcattgagggaaacatggaattccattatgtactgtacattctgaagcagaacatgatgcctttcctCCAGAAACTAGACTGAactgcagttttccaacatgataacgatcccagacacaccaccaagatgacaactgtcttgctgaggaagctggAGGTGATGGAGtgaccaagtatgtctccaggacctgaaccctattaagcacctgtgcggcatcctcaagcgtaaggtggagaagcaccatgtgtctaatgtccagcagctctgtgaggagtggaagaggatcccagcaacaacctgtgcagctctggtcaattccatgacCAGGATGATTAAGgaagtgccagataacaatggtgctaacaacaatatattgacacttaaGGCAAGTTCActtaaggcccaatcccaattctattttctacccctccgcctacccctcgccccttccccttgtcccttaaaacaaagtgtaaaggggaagggctaaaatatttcccctaagaaatgggacaccactacaacactgtgatacgtcatcatacgttgtcgctagttcctaatgttacgtcagaggacatgcgcagatgtttatcactcattccaagatgtcaaaatgttgtcatgttgcaaaaagtacaaatgtaaggtgtacgcaccgttcattcacatgtggccgtaagcaaaacaaacaacgcatatcacatgcgcggcaaattgctaatcagtgtagtggtgcctggagaagtatatatgcttcatttgtgaatttcgttttcaactttctatttgaacgcattcgttttctggatccttggactaaaatgtttacaggggttcactggtttaagaaatttctgatcgtaaaaatcagcttcttttgatttgtatcgtttttattattatgtactgatttaaattactggtgcggtgagcgggcgcattaggcgcaatcattaaagacatttcaaagcaagccggctccacggtcctgactgcatcatcactgcctttattgggtgttttgagcgaatatttacatttattcacatgactggatgcggtggactgccatgattttggcgaatgcaggacactactgaataatgcgcatcagaggggatttaaaaagtggaaattgccgtgccactggtctttcatgtttctaacatgcagtcaagtgtatatgacataaaaatatattttgtaatatcgtgcaatcagtgctatctgctagcaaactttagcgatttttttgcaaacgtttatttacaaaacaacaccataaacacaaacacaagattgaaggtaatataaatataatgaaacattgtcatgaaaatccttattaaaggcaaaaattacttatatttacgagtctgcttgctcgagtgagcagccatgttggaaatttctctttgcccttcgtttgaagtgaggtcctgaaaaatcttcgtttggagggctatctggcccttccccttacccctacccctccaaccaaaagagaaatgagacacccctaccccttcacgtaaacgcgccaaacggaggggtagggctaagtgtagggctaaggggtagaattgggattgagccttagggtgtactcacttatgTTCCCagttattttgacaataatggctatatgttgagtcattttcaggggacaatacatctatactgctatacaagctgcacattgtctactctaaaatatatccaagcgTCATTTCCATAGTTTTTCCCTTGAGaagatactaaaatggttgctgaaatgtgaggggtgtactcatttttgagACATAATGTATATTGCAAGTAATTATGACAGCATGTACAGCCtctatttaacttttttattggTATCACGTCTTCATATGTTATATTCTTAgtacataatttatttatttattaattaatcacTCTTTATATTTCTTTTAGGATTGTCAAAGTCTGAGATTTCAGCAGATGACTAACTCAAGTGTATCCCAGTTTTATGTATCTCTGCTTCCACCTTGTGGACATAAATATTACTACACTGGTTCAATAATCTCTCTTTTTAGTCAGATTTATTAAATTCCTTGATCTTGAATTATTTGTTGTATAGCTGAAAATGTTATATCTCAAACTACTAAATAAGAATAAACGGCTAAAATGAGTGAAATAACTTAAAGACCGAAAGAAACGAATGATTAGATATAGCCTATATTATGAATGTAAGTATGTATAAATCTAATGTTAAAGTGCTGGGTGGTTGGAACAATTTTATCTAAATTGGCTTGGTTAGTACACTTAAATTACACCTCAACTTTCCTGTTCCTTTACTTGTTTTACAGTGATTTTATTCCTACttacttttgtttattttatacaaGCCAACAAATATCAGCCTGCTAGACTAAAAATATCAGCCCGCAAATATCTAAACTGTGctcttctttctctctttcctAACAGTTTATGACAACAGCAATGACTACCATATGTGCAGACCTTTGATTTCGGTCATTATTCAGACATTTTTCTGGTGTTTTTTCTTCTCTCATTGGTCGTTTTGTTGTTTCTGAACAGATGAAGTTCTAATGGAGAACTCACAAAGACATAGTGTAACAAAATATGGTTGTTGTCATAAATCTAAgcaatttgtatatatataaaaataatccgTATTTTTAATTTTCAGCAATTagcatttcttttaattttggatGATGGGCGGAGCTTTCAGCCGACAAGGACGTTCTTTTAAAAAGATAACCAGTGACTGCAAGCCATGAGTTAATTGAAGTAGCCCAATAGTATCCAATCAACACATCCAACTGCTAACAAGTCAATCACATTACACATTTAAAATCTAGCCAGCAGTCACATGTTGTCATTCTTAGCCGTGTAGCTCAGGATATTGTGTTTTAGTGCTAATGTAGTTTTGGTAGTCTTTTAGGCTACCACACTACAGACACTTAAGTTAATCAGTGGCTATGGCTTTTGGATTTGTTTCAGGGTAATTGTTTTCTAAGACTTATTTTGCTGTGTGTAGCATGAATCCATTAGCAACTTGGGTTTGTTTGTTTCTCATTAGAGGGCTGCTGCTTCTTCTGTGTGCAGTAACTTGTGCTTTACTTGCCTCTGAAAACGCACAACAATCATCCAGACTACCACAAGGTAAGAGCTTTCAGAAAGATGTTTCAATTGAAGTTTAATGTGTTTTCATGTCTCAAACTGTGTTTTTGTCTGTTGTTTTGATCATAGTTCCCATTGTGGTTGAATGCAGAACCCTATCCCTGTTCATCTCAGTAGATATACCACCTGGCAGTGAACCTCGGTTTGAGGCCGTTGGTGCGTTTGAATCTAATTTTGTAAATTTAGTGTTCTTCTATAGCTGAACTATTTTTGTTGTTCCTCATCTTGTTCTTTCTGGTCTCTTAGATGCCACAGGTGCGTATCCTATCACAGAGAGCTATGGGCCTCAGTGCGGTTACGCTTATTCTGTCCAGCCTCTTCTGGGTCGTGCTGTTCTTAGAGCTTCATACTTCTCCTGTCACACGGACAATCAGGTACAGAATGCGTTCCATAATGATGGACTGCTTTAAGCATAATGCTCATTTGAGTGTGACCTACACTATTGGTTAAAAGGTTTAAGGTTAGGGTCTGTAAGAGGTGTGGTGTGGTTGGTTTTTATATAGATATTTAAACTTATTTGAAATGAGGTTTCATAACTAtttaagtctttactgtcactagATCAAAAGCATATTTGCAGCATATTacaagtttccatatttgtttagGGGAAAAAATGCTCTTTTattaatgaaggatttgtttAACTTGATCAGTTCAACTTTAAATaggttttttattagttttatattcTTTTAGTTCAGAGACTCCTAAAAATCCATCACCGTTTGCAATTATTCAGCATGATTGTTTTTGGCATTAATTAGAAATATTATGTCTTGGATTGTGTGACCAGACTGGTGTAATGTCTACTGACCTCTCAGCTTTGTGTATCAGGAATACAATGTAAAATGTAGTTGTcgcatttcaaaatattactttatCAAGTAGCCATCTATTGTGTATCAAGTACAGTCAAACCAATAATTATTCAGATACCGGATATAATTTGTATTTAGTTAAACTAGTGTGTGCAGGACACACTAGGACACACGGTTCATTTATGTTAGTGAGAATAGCAAAATATTgcacccaaaaattcttcatacagtggactaccagtgaaATTTATTCATTTGTGAACAGaaatttgacctgaccatgttttgttgcatacctttctatcaaagttataaCATGATTCAAGATGAATGTGTTCAGACActgtttaactcttgagttcctccttttattatcattttcaaaACCGTAGCGAATGAACTGATAATGTgcgaaatgttgaaggtgtctgaatagattttggtttgactgtgtagtgtttgtttttttttatttatttttctcagaatgatGAGGTCTTCACTTTCATGTTTGGTGTGTTCATCATGGATCAGAGTGGCAAAGAGTCATTTTTCAATGTCTCCAAGACTTGCTCCATGCCTCCTTTCTCTCCAAGAGAGGTTACTTGTGAGGAAAATTACATGGAGGTATGAGTATGACTTTTCATATGGTGTTTATACCCTGCTTTTTGTagctttttattttgtataagtttttttttctcccgtTTTAGGTGTCTGTGAGACCTGATCTACCTTGTCCCACAGCTGGCAGTATTAAAGAAGACTTCTCTGCAGCTTACGCTGTTGTAAGTAGCTAGTGTGGTTGTGTGTGTGGTgtgggttttttttattttttgtctaaatggtctttgtgtgtgtggttttttttttttttttttttttttttttttttttttttttttttttttttttttttttctttccttccaGGCCCAAAGTTCAGCTGTTCAGACCTGGCAGGTGATTCTTCAACAAGAGGGGCCGCGATCTTCTGCAGTCATGTCAACTGAAGATGCTGCTACTCTGGGCTACTTCATAACGGTCACACCTGGCAGACTTGTATTTCGAACAACCTTTGGACAACCTTATGCTTCAGTAAAAATGGTATGGTGGTTAATGCCATTTTTAATTTCCCTGGAAATAAAGGCACGTGACCTGATCTTGATCTCAAAAGTACACGCATTTAAGTTTTCCGTGTAATCACAATTGCTGCATCGAACATGTTTCAGGTCAATAATGTTGCAGTTGAAGTTATCCAAGCCACAGTGTTTTTCAAAAGGAACTGGATGGTGGTCATGGTTGACCTAGTTGCTGCCTGTTCACTGGGTAAGAACCAGTGTTTTTGTTTCAGCACCcccccttttattttatttttttttttttttttttttctctcatctgTTACTCACTCTTTGCAGAGTTGTAAGGGCTGTCTTCAGATTTCATATTTAGATGGCCTTTATTGACTTTCAGATGAAGGCTCTTTTGATGGCTACAAACTTCACTGGAGGACCCCTGCAGTAATGACTCCTCTGGTTGTTGGACCTTCTGAGTTAAGGAGTGAGTACATAGGCATGGGAGTTGACAGTGAGGTCATAAATGAAGAGGATGCGACAGACCGAGGCTACTCTGTGACGGTCAATGATGAGGTTGTAGACAGTAGCATCCCGTATGCTGCTGAGGGAGGAATAAGAAAGGTATGATCCATGGTGTTTTATCCATATATGATCCTGGACTCAAAACATCCAAAGGTATAGTAAATGGATTAAGAGGTTATGAATCAAATGTTTACTTTTTTCTACAGAGCTTTGTGATGGACAATGTGTATAATGAGATGTACATGGTCCAGCTAACCTACCAGCAAATGTTTTTGGACCAACATGGTGTGGCGACCAAGCACAACGCGGTTCGCCAGATGGCTACTCCACCAATTCCTCGTCCTCCCTATTCGGTTAACCGTGAGTAACCTGTTGTGTTTGGGCATATCACTGCTTCTCCTTGGGTGATTGTTTACTACATCTGTACTGTCTCTTCCAGAAACGACCCTTGAGGAGCGAGTCTTCCAGGTCTACCTGGGTAATATTCCTTTTGATGTGGAACTGGTGTCCGTGGCGCTGAATGGGCAGGAGATCTCTGTGTTGACTGCTGCACAGATGGGGTACTCTATCACAAGAGTCTCAGAAGAAAATAATACCTTTGCGTACATCCTTAGGGTGCCATTTGAAGACCAATTTGTTGTGAAGCAGGTGCGTTTGCTTTTTACCGAGTTTTCTAGGTCAGTACTTTTCATAATAGACTTTCAAAGCAGTTTTGCAAGTAATGTTTATCTTCTTGCCTTATTCACATTTTACCAGGTTAGAACTATCTTTAATGTAGGCTTTGCGACCACTCAAGCAATTGAGATAAAGTTGGACCGATGCTTGTATATCCAAATTTATATAAAGAGCTGTCTAATAAGATGCCTTTGCAATATCTATATTTTCTACTGCTTAATGTGAATCCGTGTTGGATATCATTTTACAACTATATACTATACAAAACCATGTTCTATGGACTTGTCGCATGCTTTTAAGACTAAGTGGCCCTAATTTCAGACCAGTGTGTTCAatctttgtcttttctctttcttCCAGTACATTTCGGAAGGCTATTTTGAGTATTCTTTGGAAATTAAATGGACTTTGAACATCATGCCTCAAATGGAGGCCTATTACCACTATTCTTCAGTGTCGGCTTTCATCATTGATGCCCGTAAGAACCATTAACCTTTCGAAATCATAGTGGTTTAGATGTTGCTCTCATGTCCATTTTCAGAAGGCTCAAACACTTGTGCTATACTAATATAGTTACTTAATGTGTTCCATACATTGAATGGGTGTTTTAATTGTCTTTACAGTACCTCCAGTGTTTGACAGCATGTGTGCTGACAATGGCATAAGCTTCATGAAGGACCATCATCAGTACGACTACTTGTGGGACATTGCCATTGGGTCCTACACGCTGACCCCACAGCTGGCATCCGAGCGTGGCTACAT belongs to Garra rufa chromosome 3, GarRuf1.0, whole genome shotgun sequence and includes:
- the zpax4 gene encoding zona pellucida protein AX 4 — translated: MAFGFVSGGLLLLLCAVTCALLASENAQQSSRLPQVPIVVECRTLSLFISVDIPPGSEPRFEAVDATGAYPITESYGPQCGYAYSVQPLLGRAVLRASYFSCHTDNQNDEVFTFMFGVFIMDQSGKESFFNVSKTCSMPPFSPREVTCEENYMEVSVRPDLPCPTAGSIKEDFSAAYAVAQSSAVQTWQVILQQEGPRSSAVMSTEDAATLGYFITVTPGRLVFRTTFGQPYASVKMVNNVAVEVIQATVFFKRNWMVVMVDLVAACSLDEGSFDGYKLHWRTPAVMTPLVVGPSELRSEYIGMGVDSEVINEEDATDRGYSVTVNDEVVDSSIPYAAEGGIRKSFVMDNVYNEMYMVQLTYQQMFLDQHGVATKHNAVRQMATPPIPRPPYSVNQTTLEERVFQVYLGNIPFDVELVSVALNGQEISVLTAAQMGYSITRVSEENNTFAYILRVPFEDQFVVKQYISEGYFEYSLEIKWTLNIMPQMEAYYHYSSVSAFIIDALPPVFDSMCADNGISFMKDHHQYDYLWDIAIGSYTLTPQLASERGYILNNDSATFILDVPLFTIGYVYEDITLQQFYGTFELLTKNAQTLAIEQTSSKRCLFQTTELLVCSTDGVMTVVSDITKAVPSAVPARTTLLDRRCRPQETDEARVLFSFGLNTCGTRFQVDHQYVTYENEMIFHELYSTDTRPVITRDVAYRVTLRCIYPVRGIESLFVDRKFSAEMPGIGQIKDPVKVSPQMLKPMQPQKQSIMNPSFQSAVARKPADYSRVSQWTPPLDEYAQWSLGPNGGF